In Equus caballus isolate H_3958 breed thoroughbred chromosome 26, TB-T2T, whole genome shotgun sequence, the following are encoded in one genomic region:
- the CSNK2A2IP gene encoding casein kinase II subunit alpha'-interacting protein: MVPLAYYDQPFVPLAHSYQLATTNSLTPQCTGEKLNQPNDQSVVRVQSHNDNPAAPPLNSNQKVQRSSILPSAKSQDTISPGFYNRVLKSPLPHSERQATPSLNLPWRTSLRPNQRTLNSPFFHPKPQTTSSLDLKKTSTSLEPSQTALRSQLPFPKTWKTSSPDLCWTSPSLKSNQRVSSSSLSPFKYQETPSLDNLWTSPSLGPNQRALNSTLPHTKTEKTFPLNSLWTSLLEHNQRSLSSPSLNSIPQTNDVLHSSPSMEPSQMALSSQLPDSRPRTIPILSSNSSILSLSLSNSKSKLSPLPHSVHQTQSLPLFRPKPQTMLTLDRDVRTLSSPICHSKFQNTISPNDKYRATGLSSPYPKLNVSGRSLSSSTHRIRNKAASTLGSRLLSKSSFDFRAKTEPNKEIPWTLDYIYPCIVKGGTIPDDVLNKIVNSLSKNRIQRDLSRQILFRRMRGRPNPHPGPRLSSSYVVCLACASCIKSQCNHLTGRKDPRSATLFVIPTPEPSSEGKIKVKLVLILCLPQTSFSSCLPCPVKENQPEESSEDNFEEVEKISQFSPPSEPDITQGLNMKTTRLTVARENKVVSQQPQAVDWLLYVKKSSNSLPKPLLSASSSSTSSSSSSSCSSSFSSSSTSPHPSKESTTSTLSGCVFTKVLGDHKLPPGVSWLEFICSKNHQPLPGKPHPSQSPPPQIRPVRSSTPGKGPKGSKILFKLFQTKSQNEKSLD; the protein is encoded by the coding sequence ATGGTGCCACTAGCATATTATGATCAACCCTTTGTGCCATTAGCACACTCTTACCAACTGGCCACAACCAACTCATTAACACCTCAATGTACGGGTGAAAAACTAAATCAACCCAATGACCAATCTGTGGTCAGAGTTCAATCTCATAATGATAACCCTGCAGCTCCTCCACTAAACTCCAACCAGAAGGTGCAGAGATCCTCAATATTGCCCTCTGCCAAGTCTCAGGACACAATTTCACCGGGCTTCTACAACAGGGTTTTAAAATCACCATTGCCCCACTCCGAACGTCAGGCCACACCTTCATTAAACCTCCCCTGGAGAACTTCATTGCGGCCTAATCAGAGAACCCTGAACTCACCTTTTTTTCATCCCAAACCTCAGACGACATCTTCGCTTGACCTTAAGAAGACATCGACATCACTGGAGCCCAGTCAAACAGCCTTGAGATCACAATTACCCTTCCCCAAAACTTGGAAAACATCTTCCCCAGACCTTTGCTGGACGTCACCTTCACTGAAGTCTAATCAAAGAGTCTCCAGTTCATCATTATCCCCCTTCAAATATCAAGAAACACCTTCCCTAGACAACCTGTGGACATCACCTTCTTTGGGACCCAATCAAAGAGCCCTTAACTCAACATTACCTCACACTAAGACTGAGAAAACATTTCCATTGAACAGTCTTTGGACATCTTTATTAGAGCACAACCAAAGATCTTTGAGCTCACCATCACTGAACTCGATACCTCAAACAAACGATGTGCTTCACTCATCACCTTCAATGGAGCCCAGTCAAATGGCTCTGAGCTCACAGTTACCTGACTCCAGACCTCGGACAATACCTATATTGAGCTCTAATTCCAGTATTCTGAGCTTATCATTGTCTAATTCAAAATCGAAGCTGTCACCTTTACCACATTCTGTCCACCAGACTCAGAGTTTGCCACTGTTCCGGCCCAAACCTCAGACGATGCTTACACTTGATCGTGACGTCAGGACTCTGAGCTCACCAATTTGTCACTCCAAGTTTCAGAACACCATTTCACCAAATGACAAATACAGAGCCACAGGTTTATCTTCTCCTTATCCCAAACTGAACGTCTCAGGTCGATCCTTATCAAGCTCCACACACCGCATCAGGAACAAAGCTGCTTCAACACTGGGCTCCAGACTCCTGAGTAAGAGCAGTTTTGATTTTCGTGCAAAGACAGAACCAAATAAAGAAATTCCATGGACTTTAGATTATATTTATCCCTGCATTGTTAAAGGTGGAACTATCCCTGATGATGTTCTCAATAAAATTGTCAATTCTCTCTCCAAGAACAGGATCCAGAGGGATCTCTCTAGGCAGATTCTCTTTCGAAGGATGAGGGGAAGGCCCAATCCTCATCCTGGTCCCCGCCTGTCATCAAGCTATGTGGTTTGTTTAGCTTGTGCTTCCTGCATAAAATCTCAGTGTAACCATCTTACAGGAAGGAAAGATCCTCGTAGTGCAACACTGTTTGTCATACCAACACCTGAGCCTAGTtctgaggggaaaataaaggtgAAGTTAGTTCTTATCCTTTGCCTACCACAGACTTCTTTCTCATCTTGTCTCCCATGCCCTGTGAAAGAAAATCAGCCAGAAGAAAGCTCTGAAGACAACTTTGAAGAAGTGGAGAAGATATCACAATTTTCCCCTCCATCTGAACCTGATATTACCCAGGGGTTAAATATGAAGACAACACGGCTGACAGTAGCCCGTGAAAACAAAGTTGTAAGCCAACAGCCCCAAGCTGTTGACTGGCTGCTTTATGTTAAGAAAAGTAGCAATTCTCTGCCAAAGCCCCTGCTctcagcctcttcctcctccacatcctcctcctcatcctcctcttgttcatcttctttttcctcctcttccacttCACCTCATCCTTCCAAAGAGTCTACCACATCTACCCTCTCAGGTTGTGTGTTCACTAAGGTACTTGGTGATCACAAGTTGCCTCCAGGGGTTTCCTGGCTTGAGTTTATATGTAGTAAAAATCACCAGCCACTTCCTGGAAAACCACATCCAAGTCAATCACCACCTCCCCAAATAAGGCCTGTGAGGAGTAGCACCCCAGGAAAAGGGCCAAAGGGGTCAAAGATACTGTTCAAACTTTTCCAGACAAAGTCTCAAAATGAGAAAAGTCTTgattaa